CTTTTTGAGACAAATGATATGGCTTGAACCATCACTTGGAAACTCTTCTACATAAATTCACTCATATCACCACTACTCAACAACTAGATTATATTTTAATGGGAGGCACATTAGATAGTTGAAGACAAAACAAGTGCCATTAAAGCAAAAATGTGATCAAATAATAGCTCATTTGGCAATCATATCACTTAATCTTGGCAAGTGTGTCAAgcattaaacaaaaataaagcaGTCAATTGGGCTATATAACAATTGCTGAACATATGCTCTCAAAAATATTACCCGGACCAGTCCTACAAAGGCCTCAAATTCAACCGGAATATGCATATTGTCATCacattctaaatttctaatgatATGGTGTTTTCAGATTTATTCTTCAATCCTTGCAAGAAGTGGCAACTACAAGCACTGCAGAGGAAAGGAATGGGATTTCCCTAACCTGATTGCTCATGAGACTATTGCCGGCAGCGGATGATCCTTAAATACTAATAgctaaaaaatcaaagaaagaaaaccttTTCAACTAACAATGAAAGGATAAGTTCAAGTGATCAAAATCACTATAAAGCATCAGCGCAAGCAGCTTCCTCGTGACTACGAGGGTAAAACATTCTCTtttacctttcaaaaaaaagatcACTTGAAAGAATAAATACATGTCACCTCAGTAAATACTGCAAGCTAACTGAATTTAGTTCATTTGCATAATATTTATGCTGATTCTTGCTGCCTAAAATCCTCTGGAATTAAGAATTTGAGATCCTTTGGTAATTGAGTATTTGAGATCCTGAATTTCTTGCATAGAACAGAAAAAGGAACAAGATCAAATATCTACAAATTGAAGCAAGGAAAGAAAACCACAAGGGTTCCATGTTCTTTAACGACACATCCtattattcatcaaaaaatGCAACATACCCTATTCATTTCTCAGTTTCATTTCTACTTTGAACCATCTTTTATCAGTTTTATGTTATGAAGGAATATCAAGAGCTACTGTAAACAAACgcctcatttttttaaaatggaaaatgaaataaacaaacaGCTTATCAGTTGAATTATCATCACCTACCATCTTAAGCAACCCAAAttaaacaaatactaaaatcAACCTATACTAACACTTACAAGACAACCAAGTTACCTGCTATTGATGACATCAATCTCATGAAGCGTAACGCAATGCACAACCTCCTTTCTTTTTTGCAACTCCCCATCTGGGCACTGCACGAACTTGGTCTGCGGCCCCATGGCGTCGTAATCCCTTGACCTCGAGAAAGACCTCCCCAATTTAGTAATCTTTCCTGATGCCTTGTCGATAGCAATCACATCCCCACTCTGCACCTTCTCCTTCCCCAGAGCCTCAATCATCTTCGCCCCCAGATCATACACCGTCTCCATCTCTGTTGTTTTCATAGTCAATTTTCCAGTCTTTGAAGCGGCACCAGCAACTGCAGGACGGTCAATTTGGACCTCGAGAACCTCGCCCTCAATTACCTCGGTCTCTTCCTTAATCCTCACACCAATGGCCTTGCGAAAAGCCTGCATTAGGGCCTCGGTCTTGGACATCTCGAGGGAAAAGATCTCACTACCAGAGATCACGGCAAAGGGGGTCTCCAGGCCAAGAGACTTGGCCAGGCCCATAGCAATGGCAGTCTTGCCGGTGCCTGGCTGTCCAGCCAGTAAAACGGCACGTCCGGCGATCTTACCCTCCTTAATCATCTGGAGAATGACTCCGGCGGCCCTACGAGCCCTGGTCTGCCCCACCATACCCTCGGAGACGGCGCGGGCTTCAAGGGCGGAGTCGAGGCCGAGGCCCCGAATGTGTGAGTGAGCACCTATGCGTTCTATTCGGGTCAAGTCTCGGGTTTCAGATATCTTTAACTCCGCCATGTTGATGCAGCAACACCAGTGGTGTTATACCACTAGAGGGTTTAAAAGTGCGAGAAAGAGAGGGCAATCGTTTCTGAGTTAGGGTTTAAGGCTTAGCTTTTTAACGGAAACACTATAtatcccaacaaaaaaatatctcaaatacaaaaatatttcaaatacATCTCAATTTATGTGTCATTGACACATTACTATatcacataaaaaatatatgttttgtctctttttttcacaaaaatacccttctttttttatttaatttatttttctataaatactGGCATCATATGATGTGACAAtgattttttactcttttttttaacaaaaattcaaaactatttATCTATCAAAATACTTTGAAtacttaaaaacaatgtaagtCAAGGAGTTCATATAACTACCTGTACTTAATAAAGGCAATTAAACATTCATTTTAGTTTATAATACAATAGACAATATGAAAATGATAGTGACTCAAGAAGATGTTCCATCAAACCCCAATCAAAATTGAGGGATCTTAAAAACTAAGCCAATCCAAGTTAAACTATATCTTTTTGGAACCTTTCCCTTCAACTTGGTAAAGTAATAAGTGTAGATTCTTCAAATCATCTACTTCCTTGGGACCAGAACACATTAGCTTGTAACTGGACTCAAGTTCTCTATGACAACTCCAACACCAGAGTGGAAGGTTGGTTTGGGACTCACGGTTACATAAACGCTTACATTGGCAATCTATATTTCCTTGGTTCAAGGCCTTGCTTTCATTTACAAGCCCCATCGGCCCAGTAGGAGGTTCCAGATCGGCCTCGATCCAAACCAGAATCCATATATTTGCGTCTTTTGGGTTGAATAGGAGCGGGTTTGGGGTATGCATCGGTTCATGGTCAGGAGAAAGAGGGAGGTTGGTGTGCAAGTAGAGTCACCAAAGCGGGGCGAGGTGAGGCACGGGGTGAATAGTAGAGCTCAAAGTCGGTAGCTCAAAGACGAAAGTCCAATTAAATATGCAGGCGGCTGTGTAGTAAAAGGgcgggctaaaatattatatatgtccttAGACTATCACATCTTTCgtgattatgtccttaaactataaatttttttcattctatccttaaactattgtttTGTAAATCATTGCTATCCTGAGTCAACTCTCCGGTGTTAACTCCGGTGAAAATGCTTACGTGGCATTCAAACTCCGACAAAAATGTCACGTGGATTAGTTTTTAATCGATTTAATTTTACATGTCATAtggaactttaaaaaaaataaaaagaaaaccaatgaaaatTAAATTCTAAATGAAATAATCTCGATCTCACAATCCTGTACATTCCGATCTCACacagaaaattgaaattaaaatgaaatcaaacaaaaacaatccCAATCTCAAAGAAAAGTCATGCTTCACTATCCCCACAAATCTGACTAAAATGAACGAAAGGAAAGCGGGTAGGCAgcccttgtttttttttctagagAGAGGTCAAAGTAAGGCAGTGAAAGAGctttaaattttatctataaGCTCGTGGGTAATAGGTCCTGGAGACCCATTTCGTTTTTCGTCTCAATTCGATTCTGCCTTTGAAAGGAAGCGGCATGGCCGCATGGGTTTGCCACCAAAGCAGTTGAAAGGAAACGTCATGGGTCTGCCACTCCGCTGAAGGCAttcattttgtttgattttgttcAAATCTGGGCATGTTCgaatctagtttttttttttcgtcttcCATCCTGCCTTTCTTTGCTTGGAACTTTTGTGATTAGCCCAGTCATGAACCACCTAGTTGGAGTTTTGAAATCGGGAGTGATTGTTGCGGTGTGAAAGAGAATCTGATTTCAATTTCGGGTATCCAATCGTGATGAAGGAGAATGTTCTTGGTGTTCTTCGCGAGAgcgatttttattttatttttcttgtttaattAGGTATACACGTCTTAAacgaattttatttattttattttttaatacacACATGAATGCCACGTCAGCATCTTCACCGGAGTCAACACTGGAAAACTAACTCAGGACATAAATGATGTGCAaaacaatagtttaaggatagaataaagaaattttatagtttaaggacataatcgagaaaaatgtgatagtttaaggatatatataatattttagcctaaAAGGGAGTAATAACCTAACGCATTTTACAATGAAtaacattttaattttcaaaataatccaACTCAGCAATCCCAGTCAACTTGCCACATACACTGAGACACTGTTGGGATATAAAGTTACTGAGACATTTAGACTTTTCGGCTTTTTAAGCTTCATGATGGAGCAGCTGTTATTTATTTAGGCTCCGTTTAAAAATGTTGTATATATAAATGTTGGTATGTCTCTGTTTTATAGAGCAATTTCAatactaaaaaaaaagggaaaatttgAGCTTAAAATTATGAGATATGTTGTGATTTGTTTGACCAACTAAAAGCTGATGTTACTAGATAAATTAGTATTATCTTAAaccttataatattatatttaatgattttaataataaattacttt
The window above is part of the Tripterygium wilfordii isolate XIE 37 chromosome 3, ASM1340144v1, whole genome shotgun sequence genome. Proteins encoded here:
- the LOC119995389 gene encoding ruvB-like 2 codes for the protein MAELKISETRDLTRIERIGAHSHIRGLGLDSALEARAVSEGMVGQTRARRAAGVILQMIKEGKIAGRAVLLAGQPGTGKTAIAMGLAKSLGLETPFAVISGSEIFSLEMSKTEALMQAFRKAIGVRIKEETEVIEGEVLEVQIDRPAVAGAASKTGKLTMKTTEMETVYDLGAKMIEALGKEKVQSGDVIAIDKASGKITKLGRSFSRSRDYDAMGPQTKFVQCPDGELQKRKEVVHCVTLHEIDVINSRTQGFLALFTGDTGEIRAEVREQIDTKVAEWREEGKAEIVPGVLFIDEVHMLDIECFSFLNRALENEMAPILVVATNRGFTKIRGTNEKSQHGMPIDLLDRLLIINTEPYTKGEIRKILDIRCQEEDVEMAEEAKALLTHIGVETSLRYAINLITTAALACQKRKGKNVESEDITRVYSLFLDVKRSTQNLMEYQNQYMFSSSSAKEVEEDDGNAMVS